The Desulfobaculum xiamenense DNA segment TCTCGACACCGTCGAGGCCAACCAGAAGCTCGGCTTCAAGGCGGACCTGCGCGACTACGGCGTTGGCGCGCAGATTCTGGTCAGCCTCGGCGTGACCAAGATGCGGCTCATGACCAACAACCCCAAGAAGATCGTGGGCCTCGAAGGCTACGGTCTGGAGGTTGTCGACCGCGTGCCCATCGAGATGAAGTCCTGCCAGTGGAACTACCACTATCTTGAGACCAAGAAAAAGAAGATGGGGCACATGCTCCATCTCGACGACGAGGAATAGCGGCCCGGCGGGCGAAAGCGCCCGCCCCCCATTTCATATCTTTCCATCTGCGAGGAGACCCGCATGTACCACATCAAAACCATCGAGGGACAGTTCCAGGCCGAGGGACTTTCCTTCGCCATCGTCGCGAGCCGTTTCAACGATTTCATCGTTGACCGTCTCATCGGCGGTGCCGTCGATTACCTGTGCCGCAACGGCGCATCCAAGGACAACCTGACCCTCGTCAAGGTGCCCGGCGCCTACGAGCTACCCCTTGCTGCCCGCAAGCTGGCCGCCTCCGGCAAGTACGACGGCGTCATCTGTCTCGGCGCGGTGATCCGCGGCGCGACCCCGCACTTCGACTA contains these protein-coding regions:
- the ribH gene encoding 6,7-dimethyl-8-ribityllumazine synthase, with protein sequence MYHIKTIEGQFQAEGLSFAIVASRFNDFIVDRLIGGAVDYLCRNGASKDNLTLVKVPGAYELPLAARKLAASGKYDGVICLGAVIRGATPHFDYVCSECAKGIAHVSLETNLPIGFGLLTTDTLEQAIERAGSKGGNKGVEAAAATLEMIRVLEQI